In Gambusia affinis linkage group LG08, SWU_Gaff_1.0, whole genome shotgun sequence, a single window of DNA contains:
- the LOC122835335 gene encoding disintegrin and metalloproteinase domain-containing protein 10-like — protein sequence MDLSPPLPLKVFLFVYLLNYTQGHYRNPLNKYIRHYEGLSYDTELIHSKHQRAKRAISHEDKFLHLDFHAHGRHFNLRMKRDTTLFPPDLKIEVSGEEVPYDTSHIYTGEIYGEKGTLTHGSVVDGKFEGFIQSYHGTYYVEPAERYLEGKDVPFHSVIYHEDDIHYPHKYGPEGGCADSSVFERMKKYQFSAAVEPNKELHPEAESEGPVLLRKKRMAQVEKNTCQLFIQTDHLFFKYYKTREAVIAQISSHVKAIDAIYQGTDFMGIRNISFMVKRIRINTTNDERDRSNPFRFANIGVEKFLELNSEQNHDDYCLAYVFTDRDFDDGVLGLAWVGAPSGSSGGICEKSKLYSDGKRKSLNTGIITVQNYASHVPPKVSHITFAHEVGHNFGSPHDSGAECTPGESKSQDKKEKGNYIMYARATSGDKLNNNKFSYCSIRNISQVLEKKRGNCFVESGQPICGNGLVEPGEECDCGYNDQCKDQCCYDANQPDNKKCKLKPNKVCSPSQGPCCTFECSYKGRNEKCREESECAHQGMCSGGSAQCPTSEPKANFTACHSETQVCLNGGCSGSICEKYGLEACTCASQDGKDETELCHVCCMEKMNPNTCSSTGSERLARFFNKKVTTLPAGSPCNDFKGYCDVFMKCRLVDADGPLARLKKAIFNPELYENIAEWIVAHWWAVLLMGIALIMLMAGFIKICSVHTPSSNPKLPPPKPLPGTLKRRRAQQHASSQVQHQSQHPHAHGGHGGQRQARGQPQRQAQPQRHHRQPRENYQMGQMRR from the exons ATGGATTTGTCACCTCCGCTTCCACTCAAAGTTTTCCTCTTCGTTTACTTGCTAAACTACACCCAAG GACACTATAGGAACCCTCTGAACAAGTATATCCGTCATTATGAAGGCCTGTCCTACGACACAGAGCTCATTCACAGCAAGCATCAGCGGGCCAAGAGGGCAATCTCTCATGAAGACAAGTTCCTTCATTTAGATTTTCATGCCCACGGAAG GCATTTCAATTTACGGATGAAAAGAGATACAACCTTATTTCCTCCAGATCTGAAAATAGAAGTTTCAGGAGAAGAGGTTCCATATGATACCTCTCATATCTACACTGGAGAAATCTACG GTGAGAAAGGCACCCTGACTCACGGCTCCGTTGTGGACGGTAAGTTTGAGGGCTTCATCCAGAGCTACCACGGCACTTACTACGTGGAACCAGCCGAGAGATACCTGGAGGGCAAAGACGTGCCGTTTCACTCAGTCATCTACCACGAAGATGACATAC ACTATCCGCACAAGTACGGCCCAGAGGGAGGCTGCGCTGACAGCTCCGTGTTCGAGAGGATGAAGAAGTATCAGTTCTCTGCTGCAGTGGAGCCAAAcaag GAGCTCCACCCCGAAGCGGAGTCTGAAGGCCCCGTGTTGCTGAGGAAGAAGCGGATGGCCCAGGTGGAGAAAAACACCTGCCAGCTCTTTATTCAGACTGACCATCTTTTCTTCAAATACTATAAGACCAGAGAAGCTGTCATAGCTCAG ATTTCCAGTCATGTCAAAGCCATTGATGCGATCTACCAGGGCACAGACTTCATGGGCATTCGTAACATCAGCTTCATGGTGAAACGCATCAGG ATAAACACGACCAATGACGAGAGAGACCGATCCAACCCGTTCCGCTTCGCCAACATCGGCGTGGAGAAGTTTCTGGAGCTGAACTCGGAGCAGAACCACGACGATTACTGTCTGGCTTACGTTTTCACAGACAGGGATTTTGATGATGGCGTGTTGGGACTGGCCTGGGTGGGAGCCCCATCAG GGAGCTCTGGGGGAATCTGTGAAAAAAGCAAGCTGTACTCCGACGGAAAAAGGAAGTCTCTCAACACTGGTATAATCACGGTACAGAATTATGCCTCCCACGTACCTCCAAAAGTCTCTCATATCACTTTTGCACATGAAGTCGGACACAACTTTGGCTCCCCG CATGACTCCGGAGCCGAGTGCACCCCAGGAGAATCCAAAAGCCAAGACAAGAAGGAGAAGGGCAATTATATCATGTATGCGCGAGCCACATCGGGAGACAAGCTCAACAATAATAAGTTCTCCTACTGCAGCATTCGCAACATCAGCCAGGTTCtggagaagaagagaggaaactGTTTTGTTG AATCTGGCCAGCCGATCTGTGGAAACGGCCTGGTGGAGCCTGGAGAGGAGTGCGACTGCGGTTACAACGACCAATGCAAAGACCAGTGCTGCTACGACGCCAACCAGCCCGACAACAAGAAGTGCAAATTAAAGCCCAACAAAGTCTGCAG CCCCAGTCAGGGTCCTTGTTGCACTTTCGAGTGCAGCTACAAGGGTCGCAACGAGAAGTGCCGGGAGGAGTCCGAGTGCGCTCACCAGGGCATGTGCAGCGGGGGAAGCGCCCAGTGCCCGACCTCTGAGCCCAAGGCCAACTTCACCGCCTGCCACAGCGAAACTCAAGTCTGCCTCAACGGG GGCTGCTCCGGCTCCATCTGCGAGAAGTACGGGCTCGAGGCGTGCACCTGCGCCAGCCAGGACGGCAAGGATGAGACCGAGCTCTGCCACGTGTGCTGCATGGAGAAGA TGAACCCCAACACCTGCAGCAGCACGGGGTCAGAGCGTCTGGCTCGGTTCTTCAATAAGAAAGTCACCACCCTGCCAGCGGGATCGCCCTGCAACGATTTCAAAGGTTACTGCGACGTGTTCATGAAGTGCCGGCTGGTGGACGCAGACGGGCCGCTCGCCAGGCTAAAGAAGGCCATCTTCAACCCAGAACTCTATGAGAACATTGCAGAGTGGATTGTG GCTCACTGGTGGGCCGTGTTGCTGATGGGCATCGCTCTCATCATGCTCATGGCGGGTTTCATTAAGATCTGCAGCGTTCACACACCCAGCAGTAACCCCAAGCTGCCTCCTCCCAAACCACTGCCAG GCACTTTGAAGAGGCGACGAGCGCAGCAGCACGCTAGCTCTCAGGTGCAGCACCAGTCGCAGCACCCCCACGCCCACGGCGGCCATGGCGGCCAGCGACAAGCCCGGGGTCAGCCGCAGCGGCAGGCGCAGCCCCAGAGGCACCACCGTCAGCCCAGAGAGAACTATCAGATGGGCCAGATGAGACGCTGA